The region TGGGGAAATGAGAGCTCTTCTCTTCCTACTGTCTTGTCCAGGCAGAAGGGAGTGAGGGCTGAGGTAAGCATagcacagcagctgtgcaggggaagaaaaacagaagaagaattCACCCAGGAGGAGTTCATAAGTGTGACATGACTGATGCCCAACACACATGAGGCTTGCCTATTGCCAGAGGTTGCCTGTGTAGCAGACCTGGAATGGGGTGCGTCCCTTGGGGTAACAAGTGGCTATGTCTATCTAGGATCTCGAGCATCTGATATGAAATGGTATCAGTTTTCTGCTCACATGCTCTCATCGATGTTGATTGCTTTTTTTACTAAGTGCTCGTAGCATACAGTCATCACTCCTTGACGTGGAGCTTCTTATTAAGCATCTGATCAGACCCTCCCTTGTGCTGGGTGGATTGATGCCTGGTCTCATAATAATGCAGTTTGCTCAGGTTTcatcagaggaagaaaaggagggttGGGTTGCTGCTGAAACACTGtaaggaaaagatattttaaggaGGAATTTGGGCATTTGCAGAGTTGAGGCACAGCCAGGTAAAGCTATGCCTCAGAGAGACTGGGAAACTGGGTGGAGGATTGGTCAGAGTCAAAAGTGATAGGATCGTGAGAGCAAAGGTGCAGAACATGATGATTGTGAGGAACAAGAGTGGAAACTTTTCCTAGCTGTCCTCGGCAGTGAAGAGGCTTAGGTCAGGGTGGAAAGTTTGGCAAGAGACCCTCAAGGCTGGCTTAGCTGCAGAAAGAGATGATGGGGAGCCTGCAAACCTCAGAGGGGGAAAGAGGTGAGTGAGAGACAGTAATAGTGGCAGGAGGAAGTGTGACGGTCCTGTCTGTGCTGTCTGTTGTCCTGATAGGTCTGGAAGTTCAGGCTCTGTTGTCCCAACAGCTGCTCAGTTAGAGTGGAAGTTCTCTGATGACTAAGTGGCCACATGAGGTCTCCTGGGCTCCAAGACCTCCCTGTCTCTGGGGTGGGCTGGGCTCGAGCTGAAAGGTGGGTGTTAACAGGCTTTATCTTTTCCCATAAAGTTACAAAGAACAGGTAAGGGAGAGCTGATATCTGTTCTCTGCATCTGCTTCCAGGTCTTGTGAGAAGTCCTGAATGTGTGCTCCTAGTGCCTTTCTGgggatttcttttattttaaataggagCCTCTCATCACAGGTCATCTCTtgaaaaacaccaccaaaatcCTCCCCATTTTCTGCACTTCTTGACTTCCTTCATCGCGGACGTTTCCACTTTTGGGTGATTGTGCTGCTGGATTTGGTTCCGGCTTGTGCTGGCGATGAGGCTCAACACACTGCTGGGGTTCTCCAGGAGCCAGGTCTTGGTACTTTGCTTGGGAGGTGGGCAGAATCTCTGGCCCCAGTTACATCGCAAAGAAGGGGAGGGTGTGAGGAATGGTTTGAAGTTCACAGTAGCTTCCCAGGGTTCGGCTGCTCACCGCAGGAGGCTGAATGTGCTGTGGACTCCAGCCATAGTCCAGGCTTTGATTTGAAGGTGATACTGAGACCACGTTGTTGAGTGTTGTTGAATTATAAGCCTTTTGAGGCCTGAATGTCTTCAGGCAGTGTAGACTGCTGTCTTCCTCACTGTTGTGATAAAGCAGCAACTTAAAAGACAGGGATTTGCAGCACTGTTGAGCGCTGATACCCTGTTTTTAAGTACAGCAGAGGTGTCTGCCAGGCAGCCCCTCTGCATCGGGGAGTGCCGTGCTGCACTGGCCTCCTGCCTTTGCACTGTCTCTCTGGCTTGGCtctccatcctgttccctttTCCTTGGGTTACAGCCACAGAAGGGGGTTTGGGTATGATTTGCACCAAAACACACAGCACTATTAATATCACTGGGGTGGAAAACAGAAGTGTGTCATGCTGGCTGTAAACAGCTGGCTTGGAGACAAGACAGCCTTGAGCACCCCATGGTGCGTGCACGGCCTGTTTACGGTCTCTGAATAATGCAGCACTGTTGTTAGTCCAACACCATGACCAGCCCGGGACTTTTTCAGTAGCTAACCCAGCGCAGCCAAAATGGAAAAGCTTATTCCTCCTGCTCTGGACTAAGCAAAGCACAAGACAGAGGAGCTTAAGCCAAGATGAGCACCATTGGGTCTGTTGTTGTGGCTTTGATGATGTGCACTTGCTCTCCTTGTTAAAAGCATCATATTTGCAGTAATTGGTAAGAAGAAGGGTCGTGACTTTATGCTTTTGTCTTGCTCCCCTTCCTGGCAGGTATTTATTCTACTGTATTTCTCTTGGAAATCTGGCAGGAGTGAAGCACGTGAAACGTATGTGTCAAAAGCCAGTTGCTCCCTAACAGGAGATATGTTTCCTATCAGAGGACTCATTCTCTCTtgccaaacaaaacaagaaaatattttcttcttaatgtgACTTCAGTTTCCAACCTCGAGCCTGCCAAACTAGTGGGAATGGTTCAGTTTCCTCTGATTACTGCAGGGCTAATCTGTAGGCTGGGCAGCTTTTAGTCCCTTCTTAGAGAGGCGTCTGTTGCAGCAGTAGTGGgtgggagaaagcagaaagtgaGGACTAGCTCAAGCTCTGATTAAGGCTCTGTGTGGAGACCAAACTTGCATTCCATGGCTCAGtctcttccttcctgtttttccaGGGTTTTCTCTTAGAGCAGATAGCAAAAGGTATTGAGATGCTCAAACATGTCTGTGATCCGTGGGAGTTACACTTCAGTATTTGCCAGAGTTTGAGCTTTGATTTCCCTGTGCCTCTGTTCTCTAtctgtgaaatgttttgatCCCTTGGGGACAGCTAGCAGCACGCCAGGCTGGTAGCAGAGGCACGCAGCATCTTGCCAGCAGCTCAAGTGAAAAGTGGGATGCTGAGATGCAGCTTGGgcggggtgtgtgtgtgtccataGGTGCTTCCCAAATGCTGgtttgcagcagagcagctggaagtTACACACCTGCCCAGTCTGTCTGGAACGCTTTGGGTGCTCAGCATCTCTCCAGGCTCTGACCTGTACTGGCAGGGATACAGGTGGCATTGCATTGTGGGGCGCTCTCCTAGATGCATGGTAACCTTGTGCGTTCCAGCTTGTGCCAAGGTAACTCGGTCACAAATCTGTCATGGGAGGAAATCTATTTTTTGAAGCCAGTAAATTATTTCTAGAAACATTTACATGCTGCAGATGTCTTCTGCCTGTGAAACTGATGTTTAAGGCCATAGAGGTTTTGCCAAGTTGGCTCATCTGGGACAgcagatgtttctgcttttcctctcttacCCCAAGCTATAGCAGCATTGCTGGCAGCTCAGAGCTGGGACTTGTCTGTTGTGCTGAGGTAAGGAAACCCCCTTGCAGAATGTGCTGCCTCCCCAGATCCtcacctgctgccctggggaagGGCCATGGGGTCGCTCGTgtcctggggaggggggaaaatgaCACTTTGCTCCACAGAGTACCACCACGTTTCCCAGGCCGCATCTGCTTGTGTCCTCAGTGCCACCTTCCATGCTTTCCTACGGTGGCAGCTCTGCCACTGGCCTTCACCTTGTAAATAAAATGGTGGATCAAAATGGGTTTGTGGGCACAGGCATGTTCTTGCTGAGGTGTTTGGGGATTATCTATGCCTTTCCTCTCCAGAACAAAACTCctggcaggcagctgctgtCAAGGTGGAAGGCAGGAGCTGCCACCACATGGTGTAGGTGGGTGCAGATTGATGCTTCTGCCACGGACTCTGTGATGCAGCACAGGGAAAGCAGGTTCCTTTCTTGCAGCATTCAAGCTAAATCAAGTTTTGACATGCACTGCTGGAGTCCAGCATGTGCCGTACGAGGGTTGTTCAGTCAAATATTGGCTTCAGAAGGGTTGCTTGGCCATTCCAGCTCAGGAAGCTGCAGTGCAGTGGTGCTACAGAACCCAGCCTGAAATGCTAAGATGGTAAGCCCCTTTGTATTCAAAGATCTGGAGCTCTTTCTAGAGctttttgggaagaaaaaagcctttcCTTTCAATGCCTTTCCTTGCTTGCTTTTGGCACAGTACCTGCAAGCAAGGTGTGTGCATTTCCTTTGCAACCACTATTGCTTGTGGCAGCTGCTCCTCGTGTGTGTGTCTCAGCACAAGTGTCTGCTCAGCTAGAAGCATGTAGCTGGTAGGAGTACAGGAGAAACAGGTCAGTGTGAATCTGTGTCTCTAGTTAATTAGAGGCTTGGTGGCTAGGATGGGGCCCTGCTCCTCGTTCTGCAGTGTCCCATTGACTGGCCTTGGGCAAGTTGGACAATAGCTTCTCCAAGGCTTGGAGTTGAGTGTGGTGCTGATGTACAAACCATGATTTTAGCAAATATATTCATCTTCTGTGTCTGTGAGATGGGGAGGAGAGTGTTTTCAGTGGGTCCGAAGAGGAAAATGTTGTGACTGGATAATGTGGGGACCAGGAGAGTGTGGGTGCTAAGCAGGCACAAATACAGAGGTGGTAGCAGTCCTTCTCCCCCTTGGGCCCACTGGGGTGATGCACTGTTAATAGGAGGCCTGTGTTTCTGGTAAGGTGGAAAGCTGCTGAAGTGGCCTTTTCGTGCTGCATTTTGATATGTTTAAAGTCCTGAGGCATTTTTAATCAATGCAACCTAGGCTGTCAAACCTAAGACTTAGGCAAAGCCggagatatttctgttttgttgccCTGTGTGTAGTGTTGCCTCCAAGACATTTCTGTTGCCATTTACTTTCTGGGAACGGTATGTCTCAAACAATGTCTTGTCTCCCTAGGGCTCCaagaaatttcttatttctatctccaggaaaataaaagtgtaTTAGCTCCAAAATACAGACCAGAACGTAGCAGTATTTTTCCACCAGGagaatttttctctcttaccaatgtggttttttttatggagtgaataaatgcatttataataACCCTGCGGGTGTGATTTAggctactttttttctgaagtgactACCCACAGAGTTGCGTAACCTATGAGAAGATGAATTATAAAACTTTGTTTAGTTCATATCATCCATTTCTTTACTGCCCTCTCAATGCCCTTGGCAGAGTAGGTTTCACTTAGCAGCTCAGTTCCCAGAGGAGGGACTGCACCTTGCTCCTATTTCACCTTAAGTCATTTAGCAAAGGTGCGCTGTGAGGTTCTATGAAATCTGGAAAGATAAGGTACagcttttatatttcttcccTTTGATGTGAactcttctgcagcagaggtgCCCACCAACAGCAATTGATACCTTCACTTACTGCATTTGTATGTTAAAAGTGTTACAGCGGGTGTCCCGCTTCTGCTGACTTTCCAGAGCTCCGTTTGAGCCCCTTGTCTTCCCCTGCCCTTCCTGGGATTGCCAGAGGTGCACCCCATGCTGTGCCTCTGAATTTCTCGGCATCCTGTCAACCTCCCTCTACTGTTgtctgattttgatttttattggtGAGCTCCTGGACCTTGTCAGCCTGGGCTACTCTGAGCAAGGGCTGGTGATGCGAAGTAGTTTGTGGTGTCTGCTTCTGCTCCTCACACAGCCTTTGCTCTGCTCTAGTGTCCAGAACCAGGTGGATGAAGTCATCGATGTAATGCAGGAGAACATCACGAAGGTGATTGAAAGAGGCGAGCGGCTGGATGACCTGCAGGATAAATCAGGTGCAATGCTAAATACGCTCTGCTGGCTTTTTCCCGGTATCTCTTCCCTGTTGCTAGGCCAGGCTACCTGGTTTTAGTTCAGAAAGTGCCTAATGACAGACCTGAGCTTGTATTTGCAGCAGTTTTACCCAGCCTTGGGCTGCAGATAAGGCTTTCTGCTGACATTTGCTTCTTTCCACCTTcaccttctgctgctctgcacagaaGCGTTAGTTTGGAGGTGTTTGGTTGCTGTGATCTACTTGGTCCTTCAAACTAAGGTAGATCAGTCTGTCTCCGAGCAGCCCTGAGCACTTCAGCTCTCTGCTGGCTTGCAGAGTGTATTTGTGTCCTCAGAGGGCAGCCAGTACAAAGGGGGCTCAGTGGGACTCAGCAGGTCTGTGTGTGCTCTAGCGAAGGGCGTCACATTGGCGTCTGCTGTGGCTTTGGTGAATCACGCTGTGGTTGGGTCTTTTCCCCTAATGCCGAGTTTATTGCTTACAAGTCGGTGGAGCGAGTGGAACGAGTGGATGCTCCTACTGTGTGTGCACTGCTGAATcgcctctttctttccttcaataGAAAGTTTATCAGACAACGCAACAGCTTTTAGCAACAGAGCCAAGCAGCTTCGGAGACAGATGTGGTGGCGAGGCTGCAAGGTGAGCAAGAATGGGAGGAGGTGGGCAGCTTGTGGAGGGGGAGTTACATGTCCTCCAtcagaggggatggagaagctCTGCATCCTAGCTGAACAGATGCTGGAAGGCAAAGGCCTCCTTTTGGGTAGATGCAGCTACACGTGGCACCCTGTGTAACATGTCTCTGTGCTCCTCATGCAGATGAAGGCAATCATAGCACTGGTGGCAGTCATTATCCTGCTCGTGGTCATCGGTGAGTAGCTCCAGGCCGCTTCAGCCATGTCTGGCATTGAAATACTTGTATTCCACACTGAGTTACACTGTGGTGCTGGCTGTCCCTGCGGACAGAGCATCTGAGCTGCTCTTGTCTGGCTCCAGTCTGCCTTAAGCAGTCACAAACGGTGCCttgcagaggagcagcatgTGCCTCcatgctgctcctctgcaaGATCTAAATAAGCACGCAGAGCAGCTGGCTCAAACCACATCCTACTATTGCCAAAGAAAGGCAATGTTGCCATCCCAATCTACTGATCTAGGGTTGACACCGACTGATCCCAAGGCTGGTGGGAGTCAATGGAAAGGGTTTCAGGCTAGAGTAATCTAACCCAAAGGCTTCTCCAAATATATCAACTATTCTGCAATGGGTCTGGTCCCTGCAAGTGCTCCTCCCCACAGCTGCCGGGCTGCTTAATTTTCAGCAAATAGCTGAAATTTGCTGTCGATCTCTTCCCCTGCTCTCTGCCCTTCCTGGTGTCTCTGGAGCAACCAGAGCAGAGATGTCACTGCTTTTCCTACCAAACAGGTAATAATGACCAGAGCACGTTTCTCTCAGGCAGAAGTAGTAATTCAGCCCTCTGTATGCAGAATGATGTGCTGTCGGGTTCCAAGCAGCCCAGCAtggcagctctgctcttccatGCCACTGGATCTGGAGGGTTTTACTTCCACCAGCCATGACTGGGGACAGCCATTACTTCAGCAAAAGCCTCACAGCCTGTTGCCCTGCTGACACGCAGCCTGCAGCGGGcgaggcagagctggcagcagggtgggagcattggagagagggaaagactAATGGAAAATCCCATCTGGTTTAATTTTGCGAAGCTGGAAGGAGATGAAGGTGGCAGGAAATGTTGTCTAGCATGTGTGCGGGCAGCAGATTGAAATATCTTGAGCTTGGAAACGCTTTTCCTCGCAGCTGCTTGGTGTTTGTCACTACAGAaatgggaggagggggaatcTCTCTGGCAGGGATGGGTGTTGCATACAAAGGTGTGTGGCTGAGagcttgtttctctttgttttccagtacCTATAGTCCTGAAGTACCATACCTGACGGGGCAGCTGGAGGCTTCGGTGGAGCTTGCTCTGGGATAACTTAACTGCTGTGTAATTTAAGTGAGATATCTGTATATAGCTTTGAAGTTGTTTTTCTCCGAGAAGTGAGGAGGCGGCGGCAAGTAGCCAGTTCTAACGGAGCATTTTAAGAACTGCCAAatgaccctttttttttttttttcggttgAGTACCTGTTCCTGCTGTCAGACTCTTTTTATAACAGTGGATTCAGTTCCCAAACTGCCTGTTTTGTGTGGAATTCCGGGTCTCTTGTTTGGAGCTGGCTACTTGTCACAACAGTTTATCTGTATATATGGTTGAGTTGCAATATTAATACCCTTTTAATATTCCCCGCTGCCCACTGTGGAAGGCGGAGGGGACTCTGTCCTTTCATCAAAGcgaaggaggggaaaaatgtctgaagaggaaaataccACTATATTCCAGGGAACTGGAATTGACCTTCCGTGGAGAACTGCAAAGGTGGTTCtgttgttcaaaaaaaaaaaaggggggggggggggaagaggggggtatgtgaaaaataattaggTTTTACAATCTGGAAGACTTTCAGGTCCTGCCATAGGATTGCACAAGCTAAGTGTTTTCAGTATTGCTGCTTAGAGCTGTGACTAAAGACATTCCAGTAAACCTATTTTTGACTGTACCTCTGAAGTTCCCGCATGTCTTCATAGCATTGTGGAGGACATTGAGggctctctgctgctgggaaagggctgtttcagtgtttccttcACCGGAAGCAAGAATTGTTTGTAAAGCCCATCTTGCCCACTGATGCATGAGACGCAGCAAGAGGGCAGCAACTCTCCTGAAATCTGTCCAGGGTAAAGAAGCACATTTCCTAATCATAGCCCTTTGCCTTGACGTGGTGGTTGCGATCCCGAATGCCAGCCTGTTTTCACTTCCCTGTGATCCGGTGGCATGAGGAATATTCCCAGACAGATGTGCTGGAGTGCCTGGGGAGGTGTAGTGCCCCTGTGCTGGACCAAACAGCATCCATGGGTGGGACCACTGTGTTTCAGCTGTACAGTTgggtttgatgatctcaaaggtcttttccaacctagtgattctatgatccgtGGTCTCAGGTGTCGGTGGCATTTCTGTCTGCCCTTTATTTTTGGGACCCTTGTTCATCCAGCCTGGAGCCTGTGACTTTAGCTGAGCTGAGATCAGGCTTTCCTGGTTCTctttctgctgtctctgttCTGCTGGGAGAAGCATTGTTTTGCTTGGAGTGTCTGAAGTGATGTTGGAGAGAGGAAATTATGCCCCAGTTCTCAGTGCTGTGTCCCAGCTTCCTTTTCTGAGCCTTCCGCCAGGACCTTGCACACAGTTTCCACCTGAGTGGTGGTGCTGCCCCATGCAGAGAGGGAGATTAAAAGTGTGCACAGCAGGCACACAGCTCAGATGTGATTACAAGCTCTGCTTGCCCAGCTGGAATATAAACAGGGCTTTTCCCCTCTGAGCCTGGGTCTCTCCAGGTGGGAGCCGGAAagccaagctgtttttttcctcttgaagtGTAGCCTGCTTTTAAGATCAGGCACCCAGCAGAAGGGACAGAAATCATCCTGCCTATGCTTTTGGCTCCTCTCCACCTGCAGGAGAACAAGAGGGTGGATGGAGAGGGACTGTGTCTGTTTTTGGGGAAGGCTGGAGGTCTCGCTGAGCTATCTGGCATCTTTTCCAGACAGTTGGAAAGTGAGTTAATGTCACTGCGAGCCTGTGTAACAGCCGTGCTGAGCCTGCTCTGTCCTGTCAGCAAGGGCAGGCTGCACTCTTGCTGCCGGAGAGCCCTGCCACTACCTCTGGCCTTCTCTCCCAGCCTTgtcttgcttttgctgctgctgctgctgccgcccaCAGAACTTGGTGCCACAGCAATGCATCAGGACTTCAGGTCCTTGCTGGCACCAGGTCTGAGCAAGAGAAGTTTTGCAGTTGCTTGCTAGAGGCAAAGACTGGCTTTAAACCTGGGCTGAGGGCCTTCGAAAATAGATGCTGATAGGCCAAAGGTTTCTCTACTGTACTAAGTAACTGCTTATAGCTGCCAAATTTTCAGCAGCTTGTCCTTGAGGAGTTTCCAGGTGGCATGGAACTTGCCTCAGTGGCAGCACTGGTGTACCACCCCAAGCAGTGCCACTGTTATCACCATACCAGTGGTGCGCTGCTTCAGACAGGCACAAATGCTTTTCCAGTTAACCCAGATCCATGGAAAGTGAGGTGGCAACATTAGCGCCCCTGACCCGTTTGTGTATTGTGTCTGCCTTGGACTCATCCTTTGGTACCAAGGGACTGGACCAGGCCCAGCGCAGGCAGCCTGTTCTTGCCCTGGAAAAGCTGGCTTTCCTTGGCCACACTGGCAGAGTGCTTTTGCAGCTTCTCCCAGGAGGCTGGGGTGCAAAAGTTTGTACTTGAGATTCAGGGCAGGGAAAACTGCCATGGCAGAGCTTCCCTGGGTTCCCAGGATTAGGTGCTGATCAGTTTGAGGTTCAAGGCACTGAATGCTGAGGTTGTCCTGAGCACAGACATCAAGGGATGAGCTCTGGCTGCAACAGACACCACCAGCAGCAAATCAACTGTCCTGGTCAAATTCTATCACTGTGATGTTACTATAGAGCaagttttatacatttttttcaaggcCAAAGATGTCTAGTGTCAGGTATGCTACAGCGCAGTCCTCATGGCCCATCGAGATCCCATGATCTTTATATTGCAGCCTGTGCCCGCACCTGGGCTGGTGGCCGCAGCGAGTGAAGTGGTGTTGTTTCCAGCAGCGCTTCGGGGTTGGTTTTCACTTACATGTTATGAAGGGGATTTTACAGCAAAAACAATTCCTTCGCCCAAGCGTAAGGTCTGTTTTATCCATTCCCACTTTGCACAGATGGGCCTCTTCCTTAGCTACTGTTTTCCGTGTGATTGCTTATTTTTGGCTGAAGTTGTGATCttggggcagggctggctctGCCTCCTAGGCTTTTGTTGCTGTGACTCACGCGGTGACACCCCCAGGGCTGCAGCGATGGGGGCTGCGGCTCCTAGGCAGCTGGGGCCAGGGCTCTGGGAGCTGGACACACAGCAGGGGAAGGATTCCTCTTGGCAAACCCCCTTGCAAAACAAGAGCTCCCAGCCGGGCTGGGTGCGAGGAGGCGGGCTGCGGTGGGGGCGCTCCCAGGCCCCCTTGGCTGGCACCAGGGCCCAGCAGTTCGGCCCTGCGGCCGTCCGCGGGCGGAGCTGTAGTACTCGGAAACCTGGCCCTGGTGAGAGCGAGGGCCTGCCAGGGGCCGGGCCGTAAACAGCAGCGCTCGGACCGGCAGCCGCGAGGGGTCCCGCCCCGGGGTAAAACACAGAGGGGGCGTCTCGGGCCGCGGGGCCAAGCGGCGGGCGGGGAGCACGGAGCGGGGCCTGAGGGCAGCCGGAACTGCGCCTCCCGCCCTGGGCTTCGGTCAGAGCCTCCCCATTGGCTGGGAGGGGCGCGGATTATGATTGGCGGAGCTCAGTGGGCGGGGCGAGGGCAGCGCCCGTGATTGGTGGAGCTCAGTGTGAGCGTCATACGTTATTGGCAAGTCCTAGTGGGTGTGGAGTCGCAGGTGATTGGCGGAGCTCAGTGGGCGGGGCGCCGCGGCGGCTTGTGACTGgagggggggggacagggggggcaACGGCTCCCCACGTGATTGGCAGAGGTCAGTGGGCGGGGAGAGAGCGCGGCTTGTGACTGGCCGAGCTCACGGGGCGGGGCATCGCGTGGGATTGGTGGAATTCAGTAGGCGGGCGCGGATGCGGCTTGTGATGGGCGGAGCCCAGGGGGCGTGGCCCTAGCACGTGATTGGATT is a window of Cuculus canorus isolate bCucCan1 chromosome 8, bCucCan1.pri, whole genome shotgun sequence DNA encoding:
- the VAMP4 gene encoding vesicle-associated membrane protein 4, whose translation is MPPKFKRHLNDDEVTGSVKSERRNLLEEDSDEEEDFFLRGPSGPRFGPRNDKIRHVQNQVDEVIDVMQENITKVIERGERLDDLQDKSESLSDNATAFSNRAKQLRRQMWWRGCKMKAIIALVAVIILLVVIVPIVLKYHT